The Agrobacterium vitis genome has a segment encoding these proteins:
- a CDS encoding VWA domain-containing protein, with the protein MMVISALNPGLRACRLLATRARQAGALTRRLLRHSGGNFGMMTAVLLPVSIGVAGLAMDATETVQSKSALQSSVDAAALAAASAMSNGMSEADAIALAKSFLSSQLANTMARDENTSSVEQITQAEPDICVKTTQVNSSSTAYEVELTGSYTITMNALSRVLGWETVTLKAYGKAQAATTASESPLSMYLVLDRSGSMNDETTTTYTGTCTKTTTSGYGYNKKTTTTSYSCTKNYTKIESLKLAVADLAAQLKKADPNSEYVRTGADSYNASADTAQAMSWGTANVVTYVNALSATGGTDARGALSAAYSALQTSNKTEINAHNVSSVSKIGRYIVFMTDGEMTGNSSSWNSSIDTAVRSQCTSIKADGIQIYTVAFMAPANGKSLLSACASDASHYYEATDAASLVAAFGEIGKKATSTSTRLMN; encoded by the coding sequence ATGATGGTCATTTCGGCGCTTAACCCTGGTTTGCGTGCCTGTCGTTTACTCGCCACGAGAGCGCGGCAAGCCGGTGCTTTGACACGCCGCCTGCTCAGGCATAGCGGCGGCAATTTCGGCATGATGACAGCGGTTCTGCTGCCGGTTTCCATCGGCGTGGCAGGTCTCGCGATGGATGCGACGGAGACGGTGCAATCAAAAAGCGCCCTGCAAAGCTCTGTGGATGCAGCAGCCCTTGCTGCCGCCTCGGCAATGAGCAACGGCATGAGCGAGGCTGACGCCATTGCCCTTGCCAAGAGCTTCCTTTCCTCGCAGCTGGCCAATACCATGGCCAGAGACGAGAACACCAGTTCGGTGGAACAGATCACACAGGCGGAACCGGATATTTGCGTCAAGACTACCCAGGTCAACAGCTCATCGACCGCCTATGAGGTAGAACTGACAGGTAGCTATACCATCACCATGAATGCGCTTTCGAGGGTTTTGGGGTGGGAGACGGTGACGCTGAAGGCCTATGGCAAGGCCCAGGCCGCGACCACGGCCTCCGAGAGCCCGCTTTCGATGTATCTGGTGCTCGACCGATCAGGTTCGATGAACGACGAAACGACGACGACCTACACGGGGACCTGCACCAAAACCACGACGTCTGGCTATGGCTACAACAAGAAGACAACGACGACGAGCTATAGCTGCACGAAAAACTACACGAAGATCGAATCCCTGAAGCTAGCCGTCGCCGACCTAGCCGCACAGCTCAAGAAGGCCGATCCAAACAGTGAATATGTGCGCACTGGAGCCGATTCCTACAATGCCAGTGCCGATACCGCCCAGGCCATGAGCTGGGGAACCGCCAATGTCGTTACCTATGTCAATGCGTTGAGCGCTACCGGCGGCACCGATGCCAGAGGAGCGCTGAGTGCGGCCTATAGCGCGCTGCAAACATCCAACAAGACAGAGATTAACGCCCATAATGTCTCGAGCGTCAGCAAGATTGGCCGTTACATCGTCTTCATGACGGACGGGGAAATGACCGGCAATAGCAGCAGCTGGAACTCCAGCATCGACACCGCCGTGCGCAGCCAATGCACAAGCATCAAGGCCGATGGCATCCAGATCTATACGGTTGCCTTCATGGCACCGGCCAATGGCAAGTCGCTGCTCAGTGCCTGCGCCAGCGACGCCTCGCATTATTACGAGGCAACCGATGCGGCAAGCCTTGTCGCCGCCTTCGGAGAAATCGGTAAGAAAGCGACCTCCACCTCGACACGCCTGATGAATTGA